One stretch of Deinococcus taeanensis DNA includes these proteins:
- the topA gene encoding type I DNA topoisomerase, with amino-acid sequence MATLVIVESPAKAKKIAGYLGQGYVVCASLGHVRDLPGSKGEIPERYRQEPWAALGVNPATFTPIYVVPPAKRQTVRELQQLARTADAVLFASDMDREGEAISYHLSRLLGVDQPVRMVFTEITKDALQRALQTTRPLDLRLVAAQEARRVIDRLVGYRVSPLLWNSVGSKLSAGRVQSAALMLLAARDMARMTFRPATFWVIRAAAQTRPAFTATVTHVRSKDHPAGRPIAKASDYTQAGVLKEGAQVLVMTGEQASALSAYLDGKDATVTRVDLTETRSRPAPPLITSTLQQAGSRLNLSARRVMDVAQTLYEGGYITYMRTDSPALSDEALSEARREAARLFGPGAVPSQPRQYATRNKNAQEAHEAIRPAGTTWRAPDTVGLTGDTLAVYTLIYQRTVASQMHDAVFDKTVVTLTCGAATLSAQGRVLKDAGYLRLLQDDAGDPDDQNLPALTPGQQVPLRARPPEGKTTSPPTRYTEATLVQAMEKAGIGRPSTYAQTVSTLQTRGYARLAGRHLAVTAVGLLVATYLARQVPPVMHRDFTATMETGLDDVAAGHTTRVDYLTRFWTEGLAPIIGRASHEAPSLPLPHLEGTRLRAAASGPHLVRGGQAAPLPPEVIPADLSEAEAVAIMQGGWTPPKQRRPRGAAHPDTSQAARPRKSMKAAPHKPRGAPKRKTKP; translated from the coding sequence ATGGCCACCCTGGTGATCGTCGAGAGCCCGGCGAAAGCGAAAAAAATCGCCGGATACCTCGGTCAGGGCTACGTCGTCTGCGCCTCCCTCGGGCACGTGCGCGACCTGCCGGGCTCGAAAGGGGAGATCCCCGAGCGCTACCGCCAGGAACCCTGGGCGGCCCTCGGCGTGAACCCCGCGACCTTCACGCCCATCTACGTCGTGCCGCCCGCCAAGCGCCAGACCGTCCGCGAACTCCAGCAACTGGCCCGGACGGCCGACGCGGTGCTGTTCGCCTCCGACATGGACCGCGAAGGCGAAGCCATCTCCTACCACCTCAGCCGGCTGCTGGGGGTCGACCAGCCGGTGCGGATGGTGTTCACGGAAATCACCAAGGACGCCCTGCAGCGCGCCCTGCAGACCACCCGGCCGCTGGACCTGCGCCTCGTGGCCGCGCAGGAAGCCCGGCGGGTCATCGACCGGCTGGTGGGCTACCGGGTCAGTCCGCTGCTGTGGAACAGCGTCGGCAGCAAACTCAGCGCCGGGCGGGTGCAGAGCGCCGCCCTGATGCTCCTCGCCGCCCGCGACATGGCCCGCATGACCTTCCGCCCCGCCACGTTCTGGGTGATCCGCGCGGCCGCGCAGACCCGCCCGGCCTTCACCGCCACCGTGACGCACGTCCGCAGCAAGGACCACCCGGCCGGCCGGCCCATCGCCAAAGCCAGCGACTACACCCAGGCTGGCGTGCTGAAAGAAGGCGCGCAGGTGCTCGTCATGACCGGCGAGCAGGCGAGCGCCCTGAGCGCCTACCTCGACGGAAAGGACGCCACGGTCACCCGGGTGGACCTCACCGAAACCCGCTCCCGCCCGGCCCCGCCGTTGATCACCAGCACCCTCCAGCAGGCCGGAAGCCGCCTGAACCTCAGCGCCAGGCGTGTCATGGACGTCGCCCAGACGCTCTACGAGGGCGGGTACATCACCTACATGCGCACCGACTCGCCCGCCCTGTCGGACGAGGCCCTGAGCGAAGCCCGGCGGGAGGCCGCCCGGCTGTTCGGCCCCGGCGCCGTGCCCTCACAGCCCCGGCAGTACGCTACGCGCAACAAGAACGCCCAGGAAGCCCATGAAGCCATCCGGCCCGCCGGCACCACCTGGCGCGCCCCTGACACCGTGGGCCTCACCGGCGACACCCTGGCGGTCTACACCCTGATCTACCAGCGGACCGTGGCCTCCCAGATGCACGACGCCGTCTTCGACAAAACCGTCGTGACCCTTACCTGCGGCGCCGCCACCCTCAGTGCCCAGGGCCGCGTCCTGAAAGACGCCGGGTACCTCCGCCTCCTTCAGGACGACGCTGGTGACCCGGATGACCAGAACCTTCCGGCCCTCACGCCCGGTCAGCAGGTGCCGCTGCGCGCCCGGCCGCCCGAGGGGAAAACCACCTCCCCCCCCACCCGCTACACCGAAGCCACGCTGGTGCAGGCCATGGAGAAAGCCGGCATCGGCCGCCCCAGCACTTACGCCCAGACCGTCAGCACCCTCCAGACCCGCGGGTACGCCCGCCTCGCCGGGCGGCACCTCGCGGTCACCGCCGTCGGTCTCCTGGTCGCCACCTACCTCGCCCGGCAGGTGCCGCCGGTCATGCACAGGGACTTCACGGCCACCATGGAAACCGGACTCGATGACGTCGCCGCCGGACACACCACCCGCGTGGATTACCTCACGCGCTTCTGGACCGAAGGCCTCGCCCCCATCATTGGCCGGGCGTCCCATGAGGCGCCCAGCCTGCCCCTGCCGCACCTGGAGGGCACCCGGTTGCGCGCCGCGGCGTCCGGCCCCCACCTGGTCCGCGGAGGGCAGGCCGCGCCCCTGCCGCCCGAGGTGATTCCCGCCGACCTGAGCGAAGCGGAGGCAGTGGCCATCATGCAGGGTGGCTGGACCCCGCCCAAACAGCGCCGTCCGCGCGGCGCCGCGCACCCGGACACCAGCCAGGCTGCCCGCCCACGCAAGAGCATGAAAGCGGCGCCGCACAAACCGCGCGGCGCCCCGAAACGCAAGACGAAACCGTGA